From Algoriphagus sp. NG3, the proteins below share one genomic window:
- a CDS encoding TolC family protein, with protein MLKQKIYIVLILVLGLAGREAIAQEAPPRETLELNFKETLEFALENNVDAKNARLEVLVSQTTVKEETAAGLPQVNGTYAFNYNPAVQVMIVPNEPPFGDPTNPSEVIPIRLGLAYSSNLGVTVTQMIFDGSFFIGLRAAKTYKSLTEYDRIKVENDVIENVKKAYFGVLVNAERIKLSESNLARIDSLLEETTAMYEAGFSEKIDVSRIKVQRNNTFSQYERSKTAYEISKQLLKIQMGLPESYDIVITETLRELNPEQELNELLNLEGMHRVEKDQLNTNIELTGLDLRNNTAQYMPTLNFSGNFTRTGGSDAFGTIFNEANWFSSSMLGVTLNIPIFDGFSKSARIQRNRIQLRQLENQKFFLDQNIELEVFQAKQNLANDIKVLKVQRESMELAQEVYDMSKIKYNEGVGSNFEVVEADSDLIEAEINYLSALYDGLISKVDLEKALGIIHEGLDKPAIPTR; from the coding sequence ATGCTTAAACAGAAGATTTATATAGTGCTTATACTAGTCCTAGGCTTAGCAGGAAGGGAAGCTATAGCGCAGGAAGCTCCGCCTAGGGAGACTTTAGAGCTTAATTTTAAAGAAACTCTGGAGTTTGCCCTCGAAAACAACGTCGATGCGAAAAATGCAAGGCTGGAAGTCCTGGTCTCACAGACTACGGTGAAGGAAGAGACAGCGGCTGGACTGCCTCAGGTGAACGGTACTTATGCTTTTAATTACAATCCGGCTGTCCAAGTGATGATTGTACCAAATGAACCTCCATTTGGTGATCCGACTAATCCTTCTGAAGTCATACCTATCCGTTTAGGGTTGGCATATTCCAGCAATTTAGGAGTGACGGTCACCCAGATGATTTTTGACGGGTCTTTCTTTATCGGATTGAGAGCAGCCAAGACTTACAAATCCCTCACGGAGTATGACCGCATCAAGGTGGAAAACGATGTGATCGAAAATGTGAAAAAGGCGTATTTCGGCGTATTGGTGAACGCAGAGCGAATCAAACTCTCGGAATCAAACCTGGCTAGGATAGATTCTCTGCTGGAAGAGACCACGGCGATGTATGAGGCTGGATTCTCCGAGAAAATCGACGTATCCCGGATCAAGGTGCAGCGTAACAACACCTTCTCCCAGTATGAACGCAGTAAAACTGCCTATGAGATTTCCAAGCAGCTTCTCAAAATACAGATGGGTCTGCCAGAATCCTATGATATTGTCATCACCGAAACACTACGTGAACTGAATCCTGAGCAGGAATTGAACGAATTGCTTAACCTAGAAGGAATGCATAGAGTGGAAAAGGATCAGTTAAACACAAATATTGAGTTGACCGGTTTGGATCTCAGAAACAACACAGCCCAGTATATGCCTACCTTGAATTTCAGTGGGAATTTCACGAGGACAGGCGGTAGTGATGCATTTGGGACTATTTTTAATGAGGCTAATTGGTTTAGCTCATCTATGTTGGGAGTTACCTTGAATATTCCGATTTTTGACGGTTTTTCTAAAAGTGCCAGAATCCAACGAAACAGAATACAACTGAGGCAGCTGGAAAACCAAAAGTTCTTTTTGGACCAAAACATAGAGTTGGAGGTTTTCCAAGCCAAGCAAAATCTTGCCAATGACATCAAGGTGCTGAAGGTGCAGAGAGAAAGTATGGAGCTGGCCCAAGAAGTATATGACATGTCCAAGATCAAATATAATGAAGGTGTAGGGTCAAACTTCGAAGTAGTGGAAGCGGATTCTGACCTGATCGAAGCAGAAATAAATTACCTGAGTGCCTTATACGATGGGTTGATCTCCAAAGTAGATCTGGAGAAAGCCCTGGGTATAATTCACGAAGGCTTGGACAAACCAGCTATTCCTACTAGATAA